The following DNA comes from Brassica oleracea var. oleracea cultivar TO1000 chromosome C5, BOL, whole genome shotgun sequence.
AAACTTAATTGCAATGCATGTTTAGGTTACTGAATTTAACATGAATTAACATAGGAATTTAATATCCATGAAAATTTATCTAATCTAGTAATTTAAATTCCAGAACGTTGTTTAATTTCTTTTAATCATTTATCTATTTTTAATCCTTTAATTTTTGTAAGAGTTTAATATTTAATGTATTAATGAATTATCATATACATTACTTATACTCTTTATTTAGTTTTGCGAATAAACAAACCTAATTTATACAAATTCTACTTTATTCTTGAAAATTTTGGCAATGAATGATGACACATAGAAAAGTAGAATTCAGTTATTATTTTCTAAAAGTCCGCAGATTATCACCGATCGTTATTTTTTTGTCATTTATGTTTTTTCAGAAAACAATAAAGAGTGAATTGGGTCGAAAACCAAAACTAAGTCTGAAATTATGGCGACACAGTAAAAATAGCAGATGCACAATATGCATTTCATAATCTAAATTATCTTTGTATCCCTCTGTTTATTTGCATTTAGTTTAGGTTAGTACGAACATAGGTCCATGTTGTAGGTTTTTAAAGTAGTAGTGAAGATTTGAAAAAGTTATTGTGAAGAATTGGTAAAGATTGATTGTACTTCTCTTTCGTACGACTTATCAAAAACGATTTATCTGTGCATGTGTTCTCTTTGCTTGTTTATGTAGATATTTTAAAGCATATGTGTGTTAGATTTCGTGTGTTATTGAGACTGATTAATTCCTAATGCTATGATCAAAACTCTTTTCCGTGTTCACGTGATGGTTTCGATAAGTTTTTGTCGCTATCATAAGGTCTTATATATCTTCTCCTGTGTGATCGACATCAGATTTGAGCATTGGCGGTGTAGCTCTTGGTGACAACAAGAGGTTTAACTAAAGGTATTCAGAGAAAGCTAGATCAATGATTATCACTTCTAGTTTTTACTGGATGTTACTTAGGCGACCTTCTTTGGTGGTGTAACTCTTGCTTGTAGCGGAAATCGCGGTTGTTTTAAGTGATGCAACACATCAGCAATGGGTCGATCAAAGATACATGTGCGAAATAAAAAAAACCTTGCATAAAACGATAGTAGTCGCTAATAACAAAACATGGACTGCTAATTTTATATTTACATATTGTTAACACATTATTTCCTTATTATTATAATACAAAAGATAGATATTCTAATACATGACCTTATATAAAATATAATAGTAGCTTATCAATATAAATTTAGGTAAATGACGTAATATAAGATATGATGGTTACATGTTAGTTAAATAAAATTTAACGTTCATAATTAGAAATATTATTTGTAAATAGTATTAGACAAACATATGAATAAATGCAAATGTTATACTACATGATGGTGTATAGCCGGCTAAAACTGTATGTGTCTTTTTAAACATAATTTTAGTTATAACAAAACGAAACACAAAAATACTTGAAAGTGTTGTTAACTAGATAAAACATTCAGAGCCCAGCTAAAAATAATACTAGCTCGTAATAAGAAAGGTTAAACGTCTAACAATGACTCAATATCACCAATGTTAACTTTAACTTAGGCTGTGAAAATGTGAAATATTGATATAAAACAGCAATGCTGACTCATTTTGTTTAGAATAAAAAAATCAATATATTTTAGGTTGTTCTATGCGAGTAAACATAAATCTCTTGTTTTGTAATAATTAAACATTAGATGTTGCTGTTAAAATATTTTTTTAAATATTAGAAATTTAAGCAGTTTAACATTAAATTTGGCAAACATCATAAAAACTGTTTGATCGTGACAGATTTATTCATTATTAACATTTATCTATGAGACTTGCTATTAATCTTTAATAAAAATTTATATTGTACACACATTCATGATTAATAGCGAGGAGATAAATAAGTGGTTATTTGTTATTAAATAAGTTAGCCATTTAACAACAAATCTCAAACTCTAATTCAAAGTTGACAATAACATCAAATTGTTATAATGTTATTAGATATGTTAGTAGGTTAAGATACATGCTCATAACGCCTTCCTACAGTCCCACAATACTCCCTCACAGCAACCACAGACATATTCTAGATATACACCATTTTCCCACAGCCTCAATTCTTGCTTTACATGTGGTAGGTTTCCAAGTTGCCTCTTCACACATCAGTATAACATACTCCTTGGTCAAGAACATGTGTTTTTTGTTAATTAGTTTGAGCAAGTAGTCAACCTTTCTTTTTCAAAAAAAAGAAAGAAAAGTAGTCCACCTTATCTTCCTTCCTCCTCGCCAGACAAAACAATTTTGGATCGTTGGTTGTTTCGTATAATGCATCTAACTTGTGCATACATAGTGGTAAACATCAAAGATTTGGGAGAAAAAACTGATTTTTCTCACAACCGGAAAATAGTAGAGTTTTTTCTTACTGAAAAGGAAAGAGACAAATGATATGGGTGAGTGTATTGTAAAATGTAATTAATAAATGAAAATTGCATTCCCCACCCATGCATTCCCTATATATACTCATATCTTGCTTAAATTTTTACGGGGGCAACATAGTAATATAATTTATTGAATAGGGTTTAATAGTGAAATTAGGTATTTTGCTAATTAATATATAAAGTTTTGGCATGAGGTTCAATTTTTAAAAAATAAAAAAGGTGAATTACATCACATCACTTACTATGTGATATTCCAAATTTAGTTTTTCAAACCAGTTATTAACTTGCGTGTTTAGTACCACACTAAAACTTTATCTTTGTATTAATTTATAAATGATAAAAATAAACAGCACACAATTTAATAGAAATAACTTTATACCAAATAAATATGTTTAACATAATTTTTATAATAAAATATTTTTAATGTGTCTAATTAAAGCCCTTTACAAATTCAATTTTTAAAAAATCAAATAGAAACTTTTTTTGGAGCCAAGTTTCTCATGAAAATTTTGGATTAAGAGTGTCAAAATTTGCTCCCAGGCACAGTATTCGAGCTAGTTTCCAACTTTCTGGTTTCTAGCACACTGTTTCTTCTTAAGCTGGTTTATTACTTCTTTTAGAACGTTTTTTCAAATTTTACCGCCTGGTAAAAGTCAAACCACTGATGATTATTCACTCAGTCGCTCTGAAAACCAGAGGAACCATACTGCTAGACCCCCGCCAGGGCATCCCCCTCCTCCCACTTGGAGGCCTGTCACTATGGCTGGGAACTTAAAGACTCCAACTCAGTCGATTCAGTCTCAAGTTTCCCATACCCCCTCTCCAAGACCCTTGAGGGAAGTTATGCTCCCTCCAGGTAACGCGACAGCTCGAAACACAGGAGATCATGAACCTCACTCTAGAGAAAGACGCTCCGCTCTTGAACGTATCTCAGTCCCTGGTCATGATACAGATAGGACAGAGGCANNNNNNNNNNNNNNNNNNNNNNNNNNNNNNNNNNNNNNNNNNNNNNNNNNNNNNNNNNNNNNNNNNNNNNNNNNNNNNNNNNNNNNNNNNNNNNNNNNNNACTTTCGGAATCATACATATATTAGTAATGTTTAAACGTGGATCCATATTTCCTGTAAGAAGGAAATTATTCACCATCTCAACCACATCTCTCTTAATTATATGTCAGGAATGCTGGAAAAAAAGAGCTGTCATCCTATCCGGTCCTGGCGCTTTCTCCAGATGCATCATGAATAAAGCTTGTCGGACCTCTTCCTCCGTTGCCATTCTCAGTAATATTTGATTCATTTGGGGAGAAATAGATAGTATTATCTCTTCCAAAAAACTATCAAATTCCGTTGGATCCGTGGTCGTGAACAGACTCTCAAAATAATCAACTGCCACCTTCTCAACTCCTTTCTCATCTGTTATCCAATTACCCGTTTCATCATGGAGTCCCACTATTTTGTTACGAACCCTACGCTGCTTCGTCAAAGCATGGTAGAATTTAGTATTCAGATCTCCAGATGAGTACCACATATTCCTGCTTTTCAGATGCCAATATTCCTCCTCATCCTTATAGGCTTCCTGCAATTTCCTAGAAACCTCAATAATCTCTTCTTGTGATCTATTATTATCCATTTGAACTTCCTCCAGTGCTTGTTGAAGCTCTTGGATTTTATCCTTTCCATATGGTTGATTATCTTTACGCCATGAAGATATTTCATGACGACAATTATTAATTTTTGTTACAAGATCGCCTAATTGTCCTTCCTGACTCTCCGTCCAACCGGCTACAATCGACTCCATGAGGCCCTCTTGACCAATCCATCTTTTGTCAAACCTAAATTGCCCCCTTTTTTTCCTTGAAAAATTATCCCCTAAGAAAGCAACCATTGGACGATGGTCAGACCCCACCATCTTTAGATACTCTGTATAAGAACATGGAAAAAGCGTGTGCCATTCCTCATTTGCCAAAGCCCGATCCAAGCAACATCTGACCGTCACTGCTACTTTTCCTTTGCCCCTTCTTCTTTGCCAAGACAGTGTATTACCTCGAGCCGGAAATTCTAATAAGCCACTATTCCTTATCATATTATTGAAAGGGATAAATGAAGTTGTACAACGTAGAGAGCCCCCATCCTTTTCATGATTCTCAGTGATCTCGTTTAGATCTCCAATAATAAACCAAGGTTCCGAATGTGCTAATCCAAATTGAGTTAATCTCTCCCATACCTGTTCTCATAGCTTTTGCACCGGATCCCCATAAACAAAAGTAAGAAAAACTTGTTTTCCTTTGACCACCGCCTCAATATCTATCATTCTGTTGCTAGAATATAGATTTTTAACTTGATACTCGTTATTATAAAAAAGAGCTAAACCACCGCTCCTCCCGTTTGGATCCACAGTAGCCAAACTATCATATCCAAAGTGTGATTGAAACCTTTGTACAAATTCGAAATCCTGTTTCGTTTCAGATAAGAATAAAAAATCCGGTTTATGTTTATGCCATGTCTCTCGAAGATAACTTATGGTCCAATGACTCCCAAGTCCTCTACAATTCCAGCTTAATATTTTCATATATAAAAATATTTGTATTGCTCCTTCGAGCCAAGAGATACATGTTCAATGATACCCGATAATCGTAACCACAAAAGCCCACAGCCACCATATTAGAACCACTTTCAAGCATTCACCAAACCTATTTAAAACAAACGCACGCCGTCTTCGTTCAGCATTCTGGTGATAACCATTGTACCCATTTTTTCCAAAGAAACGCCAGTCTCGAATCGAGACCATGATCTTCATTTTATTTACCAAAGCCAAGTTTAAATTATATTCTAATATCAGTAAGCTCCTAAACCACCAAACGTGTCCAACGAAAAAAAGTGTTGCCAATAGAATTACACTAGGCCACTCATGGTATAATACCTTATAAAAATAAATTCTTATAAGCTTCAAGTTAACTATAACTAAAAATTCATTCCAGCCAGTGTGAGTATAATTTCTCCTCATTTCCACAAACCAATACCTTAACCGCAGATTCCATATAAGTACCAAGGAGAGACTCTTTTAAGTGTGGCCAATTGCCTAGTAAAACACTTGATTCCAACATATATGCATACTACACTTTTGTATGAAGTCTGACATCGAAACCTACGATCACAGCACCAATATTTGATCTAATCTTACTCCCACTCCACAAAATAAGGGTCAAATGCATCCACTGCATCAACCGTACCAATGAAAACATCCCATATTTACCAGTATTCAAGGACGTTTCTGAGCTTGTAATATTGGAAAAAGACCAAATGCCCCACCGGAAGTATGTTCTTGAAAGAGACATATTGCACCCAAAATAAAAACCAGCAAAATCCATTGTATTCCCAAACATTGACAAGACGACATTACATACCGTAATCGATAGACTACTATGATAACAAAAAACTGCATCAAAATAACATAAAGAACATTTGTTATCATTATCTCTACCCATTTGCACCGTCTGTTGCGATGCACTCTTGTCCCACCTGTGTCCATAATCCAACACCACAAGACCAAACCAAATAGAAACCCATATGTGCTTAGGTCCCCCACCAGTAGCATACATCATTCTCCTCGTCAAGAGACATGACAGACCCGCAACAAAACCAGACTCTGTAAGCACACACCACCAACAACATAAATCACCATTTTTATTCCAGTACTTGAAAAATAACAATAACGACAATACGATTGTGTCTTTATTCCAAATCCTTAGTAAGCACCAATGATCATCCTTAACCCAACATATCCGTGTGGTTTCCTTCCATTCCATCTTGCACTGTAGGTTTAATGAGACCAAGTGCAGAATCTGTTGTGGTACCAATAATAAAACCTATAAATTCCAATGTACCATAATATAACCAAAGAGCCTGAAAACTAGTGTGTTATGAGTAAACTGCCACTGAAGCTCAGTCCACTGAAGGTAACTATACAAGGTATGCTCAGTCCACTGAAGGTAACTATACAAGGTATCCATAACACCGTTGAAGTAAAAACCAAACAAAGCAGTTTTATTCAAATGCATAATCTTGATATCAAGACTTGCAGTAAACCAATGGCCATCACAAAACCAATAAACCACAATGAAAACAAAGCAGTTTTATTCAAATGCATAATCTTGATATCAAGACTTGCAGTAAACCAATGGCCATCACAAAACCAATAAGCCACAACGAAAAATGAGAAAAGATGCTCATAGAGCTTACTGAGCCACAAATACACTGAGCCACAAACACACAGGCAAACAACATACTCATATAGCTTATTAAAATTTGAAAATTTGAAAAACCAAACACCACAACCTGCCACCGTATCTTGACTTCCTTATGAGACTGATCCATAAAGTATCATGGTTTGGATGAGCTCTGATGCCTGCTTTAGCAGCTTCAGCAGATGTACATTTGTGAGGTAAAACTAACCCTTGCACCAGTTTCTTCATAATGGATCGACCTGCAACAGTCTGGTTCTTAAACAGAACCTTTCCTGGCCCCTGTTTCTTCTCCTCTCTCTCCAATCTGGTTATCTTCGAGTATCGCTATGATCCTGAGCCACATTAATAACCCAATCCAAACTTTCCAGGTCCTACTTCTAGCAAATCGTTGATTCCTTTGTCGACACGCCAAGTAAATCCAAACAAATCTCCTATTGAATAGAAGAAAAATCATACCTTTATTATCCAAGCCATCGCCACTTGAAGACCCGAGATCACATGTATCTGTGTAAATCGTAGATCGTAATATCTTCGAGCCCCTATCAATTTCGGTCTTTTTCATATTCCCCTGCAACCCAATCAATCCTGATTGATCCCCTCGGATCAGATCATCGTGAACTTTTCCTTGTTTGCTAATACCGTAATCCTGATGAAGATTCGGTATCTCATGTGCTATTCCGACCCTCTTTCTTCCCGGATCCCACTCTCGAAACACCATCGGAACCCTAGATCTAAATCACCTTCGTCATCGCCACCCAGAAAAAAAGCTTTCATACGTACTAGTTTGTTTATAAGGAATTACAAATAATTTATAAAACCTTATAAAATCCAAAAAACTTATAAAATATTATAGAATGTTGACAAACTTTATGAAATAAATTTAAAAACTCTTATAAGAGTATATATAAAATCATTTATAAGTATTTATATATTATTCATAAGGTTTAAAAGTCATTTAATTCCGGATACAATGTACTATTCCTCTTCTTGTTCTCTCTTTCGTATAAGTTTCCTTTCATGTAATTCATTTGGTAACATGAGTATTGGCACAAAATATAGACCATTCAATGTCCACCTAACCAAGCTTGATTTCTGTAACAAGAAACAAAATGTGGTAAAAAAGAGTAGTCTTAATTACTTAGCCGCAAAATAACAGGACATTTCATGGAAAGAGCAAGACTATGAGTTAAGAGGACTATATACGGCTCTCATCAAAACATAATTCCTTGTTTTCAACAAAAAGTTGTTATTACTAACATAATCTGAGAACATCAAGGCTTCTCCATATCTCACTCTTCTATAAAAGAAACGATTGGAATCAAGCTCACTTACAGGTCCAACTAATCTCTTCAACTATGCAACTCCTAAGAGAGATATACAATTGTTTTAGTATAAGAGATATTTGAAGAAGATGAAAGAGAAGAATGTATTAAGAAGCCAACTCTGCAACCTTTATAAAGCCTTATAAATATGTAATTCTTTGATGGCACAAACCACGTTCTTGTTCAGAGTCCCTCTTGCTTCTTCAAACAGCTCACAAACCTCGTCGATCTTCAAAATCTGAACGCAAGCCAACCATATATTATTCCTACGCATCAGCACTCACTTCCAAAAACAAGATTCAAAAATAATATGCTTTCCTAACTCAACAAACTCATGCTCCATCTCCACTGCTTCTTTAGATATTATACACAAAACAAGACATAGAAAAAATGAATTACATAAAGTACCAAACAGAACGTTACACTACCAAAACACTAACCTTCCACCTTATATACTGCACATACTAAACCTTGCTAGTCAAACTACAAATAGTAGCATTGTATTACATCAAGAAAGTGAGGTACTTGATATGCATATCACCACATATATTCTCCACATCATCTTTTAAATCCAAAAGCTCACAGCACACCTTTGTAATTCCCTGCAACATTACCTGATCAACCAAGAGAAGAAGTAATCATGGAATAATCTTACTCTTAGGTTAGTACTTTCTCATGAATTAAACATATGTTAAGCTCTATGTCTTTTGATTGCTAACAGATCAACAGTAAGATTCGAAAGGACCCAATTTATAAGGTCTTATAAATTTGAAATTTGAAAACTTCATGAGAAAAACTTCATCTTCCTTCCCATAAATAGATCGATTTTGATAAACCAAGCTACAATTACAGAAAGAGATGAAAATCACAATATATTCTCCTTTTACCTTTGTTAGCGTCGGGAGAGAGATCGTCTCGTTTGTCTGAGCTTGTAGAGTATGTCAGCTTCGCCGGAGAATTAGTCAGCGTCGTCAGATCTCGCCGGAAAATTCGTCAGGGTCGTCAAGTCTCGCCGGAATTGGTCAACGTGAAGAATCTGAAATTTGAGGAATTTGAGCTTTGAAAAAATCGTAGGAAAGAGAAAGATGTTTTAGGTTTAATTAGTCAGGGGTACAATAGTATTTTGCCTATTAAAATTTTAATGGTAAAATTGGTTAAGATATAAATGAAATGTGGTACAAGAAAAGTGGTATTTTTGACAAATTCCCAACTATTTTTTAAAAAAATTTAAGTATTTATTTATATATTTATTAGAAACCTAAATTTCACTTTCCAAAAACCTTATCTCACTCCTTTATTATAAAACCTAAGTCTAGATTAGTTAATCATATGGGTATAAATGTCTTTTACCTTTCATTAAAAGCAATGGTAAAAGTGGTCAGTGTAAAATGCGGTGATATGAACATAAGTATTTGTGAGATTTTTTTTTTTTTTTGCATAACTTACTAAAAAGAATGCGGTAACTTAACAATGGGCCCAAATAAATGCAACGTGCCTGAACAAATAAAGAATGGGCCTTTTTGCTCAGAAACCCAAGTTACGGCAAAAGAGAACAAAATCAAAATCTCTTCTCTTCTTCTCATTCTTCTTCCGTAAGACGCAGACGGAGGAGGAGGGAAAAGAAAGAACCCCTAAAAAGTCTAAAACCCTTGTCGGAATTAAGAAGCGCTATGAAGAAGTGTAGTAGCTGAAGACTTTTTTCGAGATGCGTTTCTTGCTTCGTCTTCCTCAGACCCACCTGCGGAAACTGTCTAGTTCGATGTCAGTACTCATGGGTTCGAAGCAGTTCCTCGAGTTTTGTCTTCTTCCTTCTTTTGCAGCTTCTTCTCCTTCTTGCACCCGTGGTGCTCAGAGGCAACTCTCTTCCGTTTCTAGAAGATTTCGTCCGGTTCTAGCCTCGAGACCCGTGTCCAAAAGCAGCCCTTATCACCAAAGGCCCAATGGTGTATCCCCCTACACTTCAATCTCCAGAGCCCCAAATCCTGGTAACGTCCTGAATGCAATTGAGTTCTCTGTTTCCATGTGTATGCAATTGAGTTAATTGCTCCTCTATTAGTGGTGCTGTTTGATAAATTCTCAACGTTTTGTGACTTGCAGTTGATCCTGAAGATGGTGCTGTGCAGTCTAGATTAGCCAACTTGAGGCTTAAATTGGCTGATAATGGAATTGATGCTCAGAACTGTCCCTCCGGACAATACAGTGGTTTGATATGTCCCGAGGTATAAAAATTTATCTTTATGTTGTATATACCAAGACTTGAGACTTGAGAGTACTATAATGTTGTCCTTTTCTTTTGGCATTTGAGTAACTTTGAAAGGCTAAGTTTATATACTTAACACTGTTCTTTATGTGCACATCAGTGTGAAGGTGGTGACTCTGGAGAAAAGAGCTTGTCTCTTTTCATTGCTGCTGATTGGTATGCAAATCTTCTTTTTCTCACCAAAATAAGCTTTGGTTTTGAATTTTCCTTTTTGGTTTATGAGACTGTAGTTAATGCTGCCTTTTAATTCACAGTTCTTCGGCTACATGGAACTGCTTTCGAGGGAAGTGTGGGTTGAAAGGTGGAGTACGGGTGAGTTGCAACACAAGCATGACACTCGTTTCTTGAAATACAAATTGATTATCCTCATTCCTTTCTGCAGGTGGATGGTAGGTTTGCAACATCTGTAGTTCCAATGGAGAAGGCTGAAAGAAAAGTTACGGTGGAGAGTTTAGAGCTAGAACCTCTCTGCGATGAGGTTGTTGTCTTCTACATACTCTTATTGTTCTTTCTTTCTTTCTTCTCTGTTTACTGCTTTCGTTAGAAAAAAAACATCTGAATTTGATACTTCATCTCTCTGTAGTTATATGAGTTTGATAATACCGTATTGTGTTCTTGGTTATGCTTCAGATTGAGGATTATTTCGCTGCAAGAATGATTTCGGCAGAAACACTCAAGAGAAATCGGGTTATGCAGAAAAGAATAGGTGATGAGGTACTTACGAATAGTCTTCTGAATCTGTTACTTTTCAAGATTTTCTCTTGTCAGAGTCTTAAGGAGATGTTACTTGGCTCTCACTGCTCCATCTTGATTGCAATTGTTTCATTTTGTGCGGCAGATTGTAATTGCTTTTACTTATTGGCAAAGAGGGGAGCTTGTGAGTTGCAAGTACCGTTATCTAACTAAGAAGTTCTTTCAGGTCCATGTCATTCAAATTCCCTTTCTAAGATCAGACATGAACAACTCTCTCTCTCTCTCGAGGTTTCTATATCTTACATGCTTTTTATGTTTGTGTTTCCTTCAGGAAAAGAATACACGGAGGATCTTTTATGGTCTTGACGACATTGAGAAATCATCTGAAATCATTATAGTACGTCTGCCTTTACCCTCCTATTGAATGATCACATGGTATTGATGATGGCTAAACTGTCAATAACTTTAGGTTGAAGGGGAAATAGACAAACTTGCGATGGAAGAGGCAGGTTTCCGAAATTGTGTGTCCGTTCCTGATGGAGCTCCAGCGTCTGTTTCTTCAAAGGAAACTCCATCTGAAGAGAAGGTTTGTCTGCTCTCTAGGTTTCATACCCTTTTTTATCCAAGTTTTCTTATTTGATTCCCTAAGAACTTTACTCTTCTGTGAAGCTAGGACACCAAGTATAAGTTCCTATGGAATTGCAATGACTACTTAAAGAAGGTATGTGTGGCAAATTATTATTTTGTTTGGTTCCAATAATCTGGATATAAAAGTTTTTTTTATTAATCTATAGGCATCTCGGATTGTTATTGCTACTGATGGAGATGGAGCTGGTCAAGCTCTGGCTGAAGAAGTTGCACGGCGTCTGGGGAAAGAAAGATGCTGGCGTGTCAAATGGCCGAAGAAAAGTGAAGATGAGCATTACAAAGATGCAAATGAGGTCAGATCAGATGATATGTAAACATTATGCAATTGCCTCATTGGTATAGTACTATAGATGACCGCCAATGATTCCTTACTTGGATGATTCTCTTCTTAGGTGCTTATGTCAATGGGACCTCATTCACTCAGTGAAGCTGTTCGAAGTGCGGAGCCATACCCTATACAAGGATTGTTCTCCTTCAAAGATTTCTTTGACGAAATTGATGCCTATTATCATCGGACTCATGGACATGAGTATGGTGTTTCAACCGGGTGGAAAACTTTGGACAACTTCTATAGTGTAAGCGTTGTAAGTCATGTTTGAATTAACACTCATGTATGATGATCATCATCTGATATCATATGCTCAATTTTCTGCTGATCAGGTTGTGCCAGGGGAGTTGACGGTTGTGACAGGGGTTCCTAATTCCG
Coding sequences within:
- the LOC106343104 gene encoding twinkle homolog protein, chloroplastic/mitochondrial isoform X2, producing MRFLLRLPQTHLRKLSSSMSVLMGSKQFLEFCLLPSFAASSPSCTRGAQRQLSSVSRRFRPVLASRPVSKSSPYHQRPNGVSPYTSISRAPNPVDPEDGAVQSRLANLRLKLADNGIDAQNCPSGQYSGLICPECEGGDSGEKSLSLFIAADCSSATWNCFRGKCGLKGGVRVDGRFATSVVPMEKAERKVTVESLELEPLCDEIEDYFAARMISAETLKRNRVMQKRIGDEIVIAFTYWQRGELVSCKYRYLTKKFFQEKNTRRIFYGLDDIEKSSEIIIVEGEIDKLAMEEAGFRNCVSVPDGAPASVSSKETPSEEKDTKYKFLWNCNDYLKKASRIVIATDGDGAGQALAEEVARRLGKERCWRVKWPKKSEDEHYKDANEVLMSMGPHSLSEAVRSAEPYPIQGLFSFKDFFDEIDAYYHRTHGHEYGVSTGWKTLDNFYSVVPGELTVVTGVPNSGKSEWIDALLCNLNHSVGWKFALCSMENKVRDHGRKLLEKHVKKPFFDADYGRSVPRMSVEELDEGKLWLDDTFTLIRCELDSLPSIGWVLERAKAAVLRHGIRGLVIDPYNELDHQRTQRQTETEYVSQMLTKIKRFAQHHSCHVWFVAHPKQLQQWDGGPPNLYDISGSAHFINKCDNGIVIHRNRDEKAGPLDLVQICVRKVRNKVAGQIGDAYLCYDRATGLFSDSPITPEKPERRSSRRP
- the LOC106343104 gene encoding twinkle homolog protein, chloroplastic/mitochondrial isoform X1 translates to MRFLLRLPQTHLRKLSSSMSVLMGSKQFLEFCLLPSFAASSPSCTRGAQRQLSSVSRRFRPVLASRPVSKSSPYHQRPNGVSPYTSISRAPNPVDPEDGAVQSRLANLRLKLADNGIDAQNCPSGQYSGLICPECEGGDSGEKSLSLFIAADCSSATWNCFRGKCGLKGGVRVDGRFATSVVPMEKAERKVTVESLELEPLCDEIEDYFAARMISAETLKRNRVMQKRIGDEIVIAFTYWQRGELVSCKYRYLTKKFFQEKNTRRIFYGLDDIEKSSEIIIVEGEIDKLAMEEAGFRNCVSVPDGAPASVSSKETPSEEKDTKYKFLWNCNDYLKKASRIVIATDGDGAGQALAEEVARRLGKERCWRVKWPKKSEDEHYKDANEVLMSMGPHSLSEAVRSAEPYPIQGLFSFKDFFDEIDAYYHRTHGHEYGVSTGWKTLDNFYSVSVVVPGELTVVTGVPNSGKSEWIDALLCNLNHSVGWKFALCSMENKVRDHGRKLLEKHVKKPFFDADYGRSVPRMSVEELDEGKLWLDDTFTLIRCELDSLPSIGWVLERAKAAVLRHGIRGLVIDPYNELDHQRTQRQTETEYVSQMLTKIKRFAQHHSCHVWFVAHPKQLQQWDGGPPNLYDISGSAHFINKCDNGIVIHRNRDEKAGPLDLVQICVRKVRNKVAGQIGDAYLCYDRATGLFSDSPITPEKPERRSSRRP